The following are encoded in a window of Mycobacteroides chelonae CCUG 47445 genomic DNA:
- a CDS encoding ABC transporter permease, protein MTTRNTLVAAAATDANTPVATPSWRERILNRRWEIIRSISPLVVLLIWQAGSAWSLIDPDILPAPSTIAHAGIELIGNGQLAEALRVSGIRAAEGLLLGGLVGVVLGAAVGLSRLVDAVVDPTMQMIRALPHLGLIPLFILWFGIGELPKVLMVALGAAFPLYLNTTSAIRQVDPKLFETAQVLGFSFWQRLRVIVVPSATPQVLVGLRQSLALSWLTLIVAEQINADAGVGFLINNARDFLRIDVIIFGLVVYALLGIVTDAIVRVLERRALRYRS, encoded by the coding sequence ATGACCACCCGTAATACGTTGGTGGCCGCTGCGGCGACTGACGCCAATACCCCCGTAGCCACCCCGTCTTGGCGGGAGCGGATTCTCAACCGGCGCTGGGAGATCATTCGGTCTATTTCGCCGTTGGTGGTGCTGCTCATCTGGCAGGCGGGGAGTGCCTGGAGTCTGATCGACCCGGACATATTGCCTGCCCCGTCGACAATCGCCCACGCCGGAATCGAGTTGATTGGCAACGGCCAGCTTGCCGAGGCGCTGCGGGTCTCCGGGATCCGCGCCGCCGAGGGGCTGCTGTTGGGCGGCCTGGTCGGAGTGGTGCTGGGAGCGGCGGTGGGTTTGTCGCGTCTTGTCGATGCCGTGGTGGACCCGACCATGCAGATGATCCGGGCGCTGCCACACCTCGGACTCATCCCGCTGTTCATCCTGTGGTTCGGCATCGGCGAGCTGCCCAAGGTGCTGATGGTGGCGCTTGGAGCGGCATTTCCGCTGTACCTCAACACCACCTCCGCGATCCGGCAGGTAGACCCCAAACTTTTCGAAACCGCACAGGTGCTTGGGTTTTCGTTCTGGCAGCGTTTGCGTGTCATCGTCGTCCCCAGCGCGACTCCGCAGGTGCTTGTCGGGTTACGGCAGTCCCTGGCGCTGTCCTGGCTGACACTCATCGTCGCCGAACAGATCAACGCCGACGCCGGGGTGGGATTCCTGATCAACAATGCGCGCGATTTCCTGCGCATCGACGTGATCATCTTCGGGCTGGTGGTCTACGCGCTGCTGGGCATAGTCACGGATGCCATTGTGCGGGTGCTGGAACGGCGTGCACTGCGGTACCGATCATGA
- a CDS encoding ABC transporter ATP-binding protein, which produces MTAVFEVADLSRQSATPAAELTSVTKRYGRNRVLDDVSLRVDRGEIVALVGRSGSGKSTVLRVLSGLAGDHDGERVVSGAPAVAFQEPRLFPWRSVRDNVLYGLTRTKLSKAEALSRVDRALDEVGLADKAQAWPLTLSGGQAQRVSLARALVAEPQLLLLDEPFGALDALTRLSMHRLLLNLWREHEFGVLLVTHDVDEAISLADTILVLDEGRLVHTLRISNPRKPQGKHDTETENYRGELLAQLGV; this is translated from the coding sequence ATGACAGCGGTTTTCGAGGTAGCAGACTTGTCGCGGCAGTCCGCCACGCCGGCAGCCGAGTTGACGTCGGTCACCAAGCGGTACGGGCGTAATCGCGTTCTCGACGACGTCTCGCTGCGGGTCGACCGTGGCGAGATCGTCGCCCTGGTGGGCCGCAGCGGCTCGGGTAAGTCAACGGTGCTCAGGGTGCTGTCCGGGCTGGCCGGCGACCACGACGGTGAACGCGTGGTGTCGGGCGCTCCCGCAGTGGCCTTCCAGGAGCCGCGACTGTTCCCGTGGCGCTCGGTGCGCGATAACGTGCTGTACGGACTCACCCGCACCAAGTTGTCCAAGGCGGAGGCACTTTCCCGCGTTGACCGGGCCCTTGATGAGGTGGGGCTTGCCGACAAGGCGCAGGCCTGGCCGCTGACGCTCTCGGGCGGTCAGGCACAACGTGTTTCGCTGGCGCGTGCACTTGTCGCGGAGCCGCAGCTGCTGTTGCTCGACGAGCCCTTCGGGGCACTCGACGCGCTGACACGGCTCTCGATGCACCGACTGTTGTTGAACCTGTGGCGAGAGCACGAGTTCGGTGTGCTGCTGGTAACCCACGATGTGGACGAGGCGATATCGCTGGCCGACACCATCCTGGTGCTGGATGAGGGTCGGTTGGTGCACACATTGCGTATTAGCAATCCGCGTAAACCGCAGGGCAAGCACGACACCGAAACCGAGAACTATCGAGGAGAGCTTCTTGCGCAGCTTGGTGTTTAA
- a CDS encoding ABC transporter substrate-binding protein produces MRSLVFKSIVSATAILLSLTACTSGRDDKGDSAVPQLVPLSELSNLTLRVGDQKGGTESLLRAAGELDNVPYKVEFSTFTFGPPQIEALTAGKIDFAVTGNTPPIFGAASKARIKVVSGYTNDASGDQILVSDTSPIQSVADLRGKKVAVGKGSSANGHLLLQLQKANLTIKDIQPVFLQPADAFTALSQGQADAWAIWDPYTALADKQLKVRTLVTATGVANGYGFGVASQVALRDGQRNTALSDLVQRIARASAWAQAHPQEWYGKYAAAIGIDPAAAELAQARSLRQPIPLTDEVTASEQTLTDLFAQSGQIQGKPTFSDFVDNRYNDALKQYFTKSQ; encoded by the coding sequence TTGCGCAGCTTGGTGTTTAAGTCCATCGTCAGCGCGACCGCGATCCTGCTGTCGTTGACGGCCTGCACCTCCGGCCGCGACGATAAGGGCGATTCCGCGGTGCCGCAGCTCGTCCCGCTCTCGGAGCTGTCGAATCTCACTCTGCGCGTGGGCGATCAGAAGGGTGGCACCGAATCGCTGCTGCGGGCGGCGGGGGAACTGGACAACGTGCCGTACAAGGTCGAATTCTCCACCTTCACTTTTGGCCCGCCGCAGATCGAGGCGCTGACCGCGGGCAAGATCGACTTTGCCGTCACCGGCAACACACCCCCGATTTTCGGCGCGGCGTCCAAGGCGAGAATCAAAGTGGTGTCTGGATATACGAATGACGCCTCCGGTGACCAGATCCTGGTTTCCGACACATCCCCAATCCAATCCGTGGCAGATCTGCGGGGGAAGAAGGTGGCTGTCGGGAAGGGGAGTTCGGCGAATGGTCATCTGCTACTGCAGCTGCAGAAGGCCAATCTCACCATCAAGGACATCCAGCCGGTGTTTCTGCAGCCCGCCGATGCGTTTACCGCACTGAGTCAGGGCCAGGCCGACGCCTGGGCGATCTGGGACCCTTACACGGCGCTGGCCGATAAACAGCTGAAGGTTCGTACCCTGGTGACCGCTACCGGCGTCGCGAACGGATACGGATTCGGCGTCGCCTCGCAGGTGGCACTGCGTGATGGTCAACGCAATACCGCATTGTCGGACCTGGTGCAGCGTATTGCGCGTGCCAGCGCATGGGCCCAAGCCCATCCACAGGAGTGGTATGGAAAATATGCCGCCGCAATCGGAATCGACCCTGCGGCAGCAGAGCTGGCGCAGGCACGCAGCCTGCGGCAACCAATACCGCTTACCGACGAGGTGACGGCCTCGGAGCAGACGCTGACCGACCTGTTCGCGCAGTCGGGCCAGATTCAGGGCAAGCCAACGTTCTCTGATTTCGTCGATAACCGGTACAACGATGCACTCAAGCAGTACTTCACCAAGTCCCAATAA
- a CDS encoding LLM class flavin-dependent oxidoreductase gives MAAKFFWFLPTNGDSRSIVGASHASSHHTIPVGYREPSLRYLGEIARAADRLGFEGVLTPTGTWCEDAWLTASALLEQTERLKFLVAFRPGLVPPTLAAQQAATFQRFSEGRLLLNVVSGGDDTEQRRFGDWLTHDERYERTGEFLQIVRDIWKGDPVDYSGKHYTVTDARVSEPPTPLPQLYFGGSSPAALPIAADHVDVYLTWGEPPAAAAAKIETVRALAKERGRSLRFGIRLHTITRDTSEAAWAVADSLVAELTPEQVAAATALHSKSESEGQRRMTALHGGRLDKLEIYPNLWAGVGLVRGGAGTALVGSHEEVANLISEYHALGFDEFILSGYPHLEEAYWFAEGVLPLLKKRGALAA, from the coding sequence GTGGCCGCCAAGTTCTTCTGGTTCCTGCCCACCAATGGCGACAGCCGTTCCATTGTGGGTGCCTCGCACGCGTCCTCGCATCACACCATCCCGGTGGGTTACCGCGAACCGAGCCTGCGCTATCTCGGCGAGATAGCCCGCGCTGCGGACCGTTTGGGCTTCGAGGGTGTGCTGACGCCCACCGGCACCTGGTGTGAGGATGCGTGGCTGACGGCATCGGCGCTTCTGGAGCAGACCGAACGTCTGAAGTTCCTGGTCGCCTTTCGGCCCGGTCTGGTGCCACCGACACTCGCCGCACAGCAGGCCGCCACATTCCAGCGATTCTCCGAAGGGCGCCTGCTGCTGAACGTGGTCAGCGGCGGCGACGACACCGAGCAGCGTCGCTTCGGGGATTGGCTCACCCACGACGAACGTTATGAACGGACCGGGGAGTTCCTGCAGATCGTGCGGGACATCTGGAAGGGTGATCCCGTCGACTATTCGGGCAAGCACTACACCGTGACCGATGCGCGGGTGTCGGAGCCGCCAACACCCTTGCCGCAGCTGTATTTCGGAGGCTCGTCTCCGGCCGCGCTGCCCATCGCGGCCGATCATGTGGACGTGTACCTGACATGGGGCGAGCCGCCCGCCGCGGCCGCGGCGAAGATCGAGACGGTGCGCGCCTTGGCGAAGGAACGCGGGCGCAGCCTTCGGTTCGGCATCCGGCTGCACACGATCACGCGGGATACCTCCGAGGCGGCGTGGGCCGTCGCCGATTCGCTCGTGGCGGAGTTGACTCCGGAGCAGGTGGCGGCGGCCACCGCGTTGCATTCGAAGTCTGAATCCGAGGGGCAGCGGCGCATGACGGCGCTGCATGGCGGTCGGCTCGACAAGTTGGAGATCTACCCGAACCTGTGGGCCGGTGTCGGATTGGTACGCGGTGGTGCGGGTACGGCGCTGGTAGGCAGTCATGAAGAGGTCGCGAATCTGATCTCCGAGTACCACGCGCTCGGGTTCGACGAGTTCATCTTGTCCGGATACCCGCACCTCGAGGAGGCCTACTGGTTCGCCGAAGGCGTGCTCCCGCTGCTCAAGAAGCGGGGAGCGCTGGCCGCCTAG
- a CDS encoding SCO6745 family protein, translating to MARPIDLARRFYDRFEPIHGITYFAPEARAAADELGYRGFWRGYFATRSAPLGIVRPRLVEAVFYNFASFRVAKSLEGAWETVSPQQALSARQAGAVAALRRYGLADDENLRTATELLGRAARNASSAGRPLYAALTAVPWPDEPLATLWHAATLLREQRGDAHVAALVAAGIDGRESNVFHVAAGRATKADIMRSRDYDETEWATLEEGLARRGLLDDGGQLTSEGRALKTDIENRTDRVSLPVLDILSDTEVEALFHALTPITRRVIAGGDLPASTPMGLRRNDLDNESANLT from the coding sequence ATGGCACGGCCCATCGATCTCGCCCGTCGCTTCTACGACCGATTCGAACCCATCCACGGCATCACCTACTTCGCACCCGAGGCGCGCGCAGCGGCCGACGAGCTCGGGTATCGCGGATTCTGGCGTGGATACTTCGCCACCCGTTCGGCGCCCCTGGGCATAGTGCGCCCACGGCTCGTCGAGGCCGTCTTCTACAACTTCGCCTCCTTCCGGGTCGCCAAGTCCCTCGAAGGCGCCTGGGAAACCGTCAGCCCGCAGCAGGCACTGTCCGCCCGGCAGGCCGGCGCTGTCGCGGCGTTGCGGCGCTACGGCTTGGCCGATGACGAAAATCTACGCACCGCAACGGAACTACTGGGCAGAGCGGCCCGCAACGCCTCATCCGCGGGGCGCCCCCTCTACGCCGCACTCACCGCCGTGCCCTGGCCCGACGAACCCCTGGCGACACTGTGGCACGCCGCCACCCTGCTACGCGAACAGCGTGGCGACGCCCACGTCGCGGCACTGGTCGCGGCGGGCATCGATGGCCGTGAGTCGAACGTGTTTCACGTTGCGGCGGGCCGGGCGACCAAAGCCGACATCATGCGCAGCCGCGACTACGACGAGACGGAATGGGCCACGCTCGAAGAGGGCTTGGCTCGGCGCGGCCTGCTCGACGACGGTGGCCAGCTGACGTCAGAGGGACGCGCACTCAAGACCGATATCGAGAACCGAACCGACCGGGTATCGCTGCCGGTACTCGACATTCTCAGCGACACCGAGGTGGAGGCGCTCTTTCACGCGCTCACCCCCATCACCCGGCGGGTCATCGCGGGCGGTGACCTACCGGCGTCGACACCAATGGGTTTGCGGCGCAACGATCTCGACAACGAAAGCGCGAATCTGACCTAG
- a CDS encoding GGDEF domain-containing protein codes for MHRRPAPLTDKQTFETNVEVLEQFGLLRALSILTAICTVAIGAAAMTLAVEGLSTIPTLCVVIALPTLGWGIRYARRKPITYAESLAWLIYCDIAITVGVCVATSSGIAFVKLAWLVAVNAYACVIHGRSVLLVQTAVTAFGTLLAVIGSLLRADLAIPIVTILLVTITLAHVIAAWVVHVTREQITRYLASWEHVVHHDHLTGLLNRHGLEMACNSWPSPTADKVIVVATIDINNFKSVNDTHGHHVGDEVLKRTARRLRQIAGLDTLLARLGGDEFALVSIVYPPLHLGYPRLIEQALAPLPSDFPEVTASMGGVHANLAYLVTHSGESLAKTVTKLLVQADAEMYMARRQAAKKAAHVSH; via the coding sequence ATGCATCGTCGCCCCGCGCCGCTCACGGACAAACAGACCTTCGAGACAAATGTCGAGGTGCTCGAGCAATTCGGTCTGCTCCGCGCGCTTTCCATCCTGACAGCGATTTGTACCGTGGCCATCGGCGCCGCTGCGATGACCTTGGCTGTCGAGGGTTTGTCGACCATTCCTACGTTATGCGTCGTCATCGCGTTACCCACCCTGGGATGGGGCATTCGGTATGCGCGGCGCAAACCCATTACCTACGCCGAGTCGTTGGCTTGGCTCATCTATTGCGATATCGCGATCACGGTGGGCGTATGTGTGGCGACGAGCTCCGGAATTGCCTTCGTCAAGTTGGCCTGGCTCGTCGCCGTCAACGCCTATGCGTGTGTCATCCACGGCCGCTCGGTACTGCTCGTCCAGACCGCGGTAACCGCCTTCGGGACCCTGCTGGCCGTTATCGGCTCTCTACTTCGCGCTGACCTGGCAATACCCATCGTGACCATCCTGCTCGTCACCATCACGCTCGCGCATGTGATCGCCGCGTGGGTGGTCCATGTGACACGCGAGCAGATCACGCGCTACCTCGCCAGTTGGGAACATGTGGTGCACCACGACCATCTGACCGGCCTGCTCAATCGGCACGGCCTGGAGATGGCGTGCAACAGCTGGCCCAGCCCCACCGCGGACAAGGTGATCGTGGTCGCCACGATCGATATCAACAATTTCAAATCTGTCAACGACACCCACGGCCACCACGTGGGCGATGAGGTGCTCAAACGCACCGCACGGCGACTGCGGCAAATCGCCGGCCTCGATACCTTACTGGCCCGATTAGGTGGGGATGAATTCGCGCTGGTCTCTATCGTTTACCCGCCGCTGCATCTCGGATATCCGCGCCTCATCGAACAGGCACTTGCCCCATTACCCAGTGACTTTCCAGAGGTAACAGCCAGCATGGGAGGCGTCCATGCGAATCTGGCATATCTGGTCACGCATTCCGGGGAATCACTGGCCAAGACGGTCACCAAATTACTGGTGCAGGCCGACGCCGAAATGTATATGGCGAGAAGACAAGCCGCGAAAAAAGCCGCACACGTTTCCCATTGA
- a CDS encoding pyridoxamine 5'-phosphate oxidase family protein has product MGLSLEERQAFLAEPHVAAISVSAGADRAPLTVPIWYFYTPGGDLWVPTGKGSRKHQLIEAAGRLTLMVDREQPTVRYVSVEGPVTKVVPLEHDQHRQVAARYIPEELLDGYLKYSEGYGEQIAVYVSPEHWLSADLGGPENWG; this is encoded by the coding sequence ATGGGATTGAGTTTGGAAGAACGACAGGCATTTCTGGCCGAGCCCCATGTGGCGGCAATCTCGGTGAGTGCCGGTGCTGACCGCGCCCCGCTTACCGTGCCGATCTGGTACTTCTACACCCCGGGTGGCGATCTCTGGGTTCCGACGGGCAAGGGTTCGCGTAAGCATCAGCTCATTGAGGCTGCGGGTCGGCTCACGCTCATGGTCGACCGCGAACAGCCGACGGTGCGGTATGTGAGCGTCGAGGGACCGGTGACCAAGGTCGTGCCGCTCGAACACGACCAGCACCGACAGGTGGCTGCCCGGTACATCCCGGAGGAGTTGCTCGACGGGTACCTCAAGTACTCGGAGGGGTACGGCGAGCAGATTGCGGTCTATGTCTCTCCGGAGCACTGGCTCTCGGCGGACCTGGGCGGCCCGGAGAACTGGGGTTAG
- a CDS encoding CocE/NonD family hydrolase, giving the protein MLAATLSLVLTSCGPENPGSASWPPTDGRGPCAVAKKADVPATMRDGTILRADVYRPKLKDPVPVILMRTQYGKDSAQIKPSRFQTPDWFASHCYLVVVQDVRGQGASDGIFTEFGNDGNDGYDTVEWAAGLPGSTGKVGMYGSSYVGATQWLAATTTPPHLTTIVPSNTASDYYDGWTYEGGAFRLGFVLPWAIETIATTAARNRGDDATTRELEAAATEPERWLNFLPYQDLPPMQPGNPHVAPWYFEWIRHSTRDGYWKRWSIRDRYESVKVPVLHFEGWYDAFLRGGLENFAGMSSRGGSAEARQHQRIVIGPWDHLAWGRETSNPSPLLKGLGAGASSPVNELQLAWFDHFLKGIDNGVSADSPRVDYYLMGANRWKSAPAWPLPQTEWTVYHLGGPGAKHHGTLGNSTTPEDPPDTYLYDPANPVPSAGGHSCCAADSAPEGQYDQNTIEERPDVLTYTSEPLTADTEVTGPITVDLWASSSAPDTDFTAKLVAVQSDGAAVNLNNGIVRTSLAQSLSERRPIPVGQPHRYRIDIWPVSYQFRTGERIRLEISSSDFPQYAPNPNTGAAFGQNDELRSATQTILHDAAHPSALTLPVIPTGTPGTEQFPLPR; this is encoded by the coding sequence ATGCTCGCCGCCACGCTGAGTCTCGTTCTCACAAGCTGTGGCCCCGAGAACCCAGGCTCTGCGTCTTGGCCACCTACCGACGGACGAGGTCCTTGCGCGGTGGCCAAAAAAGCCGATGTACCGGCCACCATGCGCGACGGCACCATACTGCGTGCCGATGTCTATCGTCCCAAGCTCAAGGACCCCGTGCCGGTCATCTTGATGCGCACCCAGTACGGCAAAGACAGCGCCCAGATCAAGCCGTCGCGGTTCCAGACTCCCGACTGGTTCGCCTCACACTGCTACCTCGTGGTGGTGCAAGACGTTCGGGGGCAGGGTGCATCGGATGGGATATTCACCGAGTTCGGCAATGACGGTAACGACGGATACGACACCGTCGAATGGGCGGCCGGACTACCCGGCTCCACCGGCAAGGTCGGAATGTACGGATCCTCCTACGTCGGCGCGACGCAATGGCTCGCCGCCACCACAACTCCCCCGCACCTGACAACCATCGTCCCGTCCAACACCGCATCCGACTACTACGACGGTTGGACCTACGAGGGCGGCGCGTTCCGGCTCGGCTTCGTGTTGCCGTGGGCGATCGAAACAATCGCCACCACCGCGGCGAGGAACCGCGGCGACGACGCGACCACCCGAGAGCTGGAAGCCGCCGCCACGGAGCCGGAACGTTGGCTCAACTTTCTTCCGTACCAGGATCTTCCACCGATGCAGCCGGGCAATCCACACGTTGCGCCCTGGTACTTCGAGTGGATCCGCCATTCGACCCGCGACGGCTACTGGAAGCGGTGGAGCATTCGGGATCGGTACGAGAGCGTGAAGGTGCCCGTCCTGCATTTCGAAGGCTGGTACGACGCGTTCCTGCGCGGAGGCCTGGAGAACTTCGCCGGCATGTCCTCCCGCGGCGGGTCAGCGGAAGCGCGCCAGCATCAGCGCATCGTCATCGGCCCGTGGGATCACCTCGCCTGGGGCCGCGAAACATCGAATCCCTCGCCCCTGTTGAAAGGCCTGGGGGCCGGCGCCAGTAGCCCCGTGAACGAACTGCAATTGGCATGGTTCGACCACTTCCTCAAGGGAATCGACAACGGTGTCTCCGCCGACTCACCCCGGGTCGACTACTACCTGATGGGTGCCAACCGATGGAAGAGCGCACCTGCCTGGCCGCTGCCACAGACGGAATGGACCGTGTATCACCTCGGCGGTCCCGGCGCGAAACACCATGGAACGCTGGGTAACTCGACTACACCTGAGGATCCACCCGACACCTACCTTTACGATCCGGCGAATCCGGTGCCAAGCGCCGGCGGCCACTCGTGCTGTGCCGCGGATTCCGCCCCGGAAGGCCAATACGACCAGAACACCATCGAAGAGCGCCCCGACGTACTGACGTACACCAGCGAGCCACTCACCGCCGATACCGAAGTCACCGGACCGATCACGGTCGACCTGTGGGCTTCGTCTTCGGCACCGGACACCGACTTCACCGCGAAACTCGTTGCCGTGCAATCCGATGGCGCCGCCGTCAATCTCAACAACGGAATTGTTCGAACCTCGCTGGCGCAATCGTTATCCGAGCGACGGCCCATCCCTGTCGGCCAGCCGCACAGATACCGCATCGACATATGGCCGGTGAGCTACCAATTCCGTACCGGCGAGCGCATCAGGCTGGAAATTTCCAGCAGTGACTTCCCGCAGTACGCGCCCAACCCGAATACGGGTGCCGCGTTCGGGCAGAACGATGAGCTGCGCTCCGCCACACAGACAATCCTGCACGATGCGGCGCATCCGTCGGCGCTGACGCTTCCCGTCATACCTACAGGCACCCCGGGAACAGAACAGTTCCCGCTGCCCCGGTAG
- the eccE gene encoding type VII secretion protein EccE — MPRTLRLTLVATLVAAGAFALYRRDPADRWIAITAGVLALVLLVWWRGTFLTDILGRFTKLLTRRISGRSSANTAQIVAAGVDARTTVALELTAPASDEEIPLGLLSGYLDRYGVRCSSIRVTTVGIAGTENKTWVSLTLSAADNLAALQARSSRIPLRETADIVGRRLSDHLRELGWQVNAAENPGTPLPEEVKEGSRAVADNHGYLAAYRATVNDDLPNTLGSIWSAPLPERWTVLELTGTTDAPLLTVVCALRTEEKPESRAPWAGLTLCWGDHLPVLQAMNPLSPNSIGGAGTPVTEEFLDSVTPQNETPALV, encoded by the coding sequence GTGCCGCGCACGCTGCGGTTGACCCTGGTGGCGACGCTGGTCGCGGCGGGTGCGTTCGCCCTCTACCGCCGTGACCCCGCCGACCGCTGGATCGCCATCACCGCCGGGGTGCTGGCACTGGTGCTGCTGGTGTGGTGGCGTGGCACCTTCCTCACTGACATTCTCGGACGATTCACCAAACTGCTGACCCGCAGAATCTCTGGCCGGTCCTCCGCGAACACCGCTCAGATTGTCGCGGCGGGCGTCGACGCACGCACCACAGTGGCACTCGAACTCACGGCACCCGCATCTGATGAGGAGATACCGCTCGGGCTCCTATCCGGATACCTGGATCGCTACGGCGTACGTTGCTCATCAATCCGGGTGACCACAGTCGGTATCGCCGGCACCGAGAACAAGACCTGGGTGAGCCTGACTCTGAGCGCAGCGGACAACCTCGCGGCATTGCAGGCACGTTCATCCCGAATCCCGTTGCGCGAGACCGCCGATATCGTGGGACGCCGGCTCTCCGATCACCTACGCGAACTGGGGTGGCAGGTCAATGCCGCCGAGAACCCCGGCACGCCGCTGCCGGAGGAAGTCAAAGAGGGCTCCCGCGCCGTCGCCGACAATCACGGATACCTGGCCGCCTACCGCGCCACGGTGAACGACGATCTGCCCAACACGCTCGGAAGTATCTGGAGTGCCCCACTGCCGGAGCGCTGGACGGTCCTCGAGCTCACCGGCACCACCGATGCTCCGCTGCTGACCGTGGTGTGCGCCTTGCGCACCGAAGAGAAGCCAGAGTCACGCGCGCCATGGGCCGGGCTGACGCTGTGCTGGGGTGATCACCTGCCTGTCCTGCAAGCGATGAACCCCCTGTCGCCCAACTCCATCGGCGGAGCCGGGACCCCGGTCACCGAAGAGTTCCTCGACAGCGTCACGCCGCAGAACGAGACGCCGGCACTGGTCTGA
- the mycP gene encoding type VII secretion-associated serine protease mycosin — MIRFMSVGAVAAMLLALSPMTAPAAYAVTRPEADPAALPRDSAPSATAGMQSAACTTTVLTPGTGTSGKPSPEFEEAWRFSRGEGQSVAIIDTGVQPSARLRVEGGGDYVQSTNGLTDCDGHGTMVAGIIGGQPGPDGFSGIAPASKLISIRQDSSKFSPRITGGDPSTNGATHFVSTLARSIVHAANLGARIINISSVVCVPAAKPIDQAALGAALRYAVEEKDAVVIAAAGNTSGGGANCQANPLSGSGNDPRNWTGVESVSVPSWWQPYVLSVGSVSADGAPSKFTMPGPWVGIAANGENATSLSNDEQGGLANGMVGQDGKAHPLFGTSYATAYVSGVAALVRSRFPELTASQVVSRLQRTARDAGRSPSNLVGAGTVDPVAALTWDVPADGTAPAGPSARAVVPPPPPTPENPLPRQLAFLGAGVCLIAVIVVAGLSARRRQENTSE; from the coding sequence ATGATCCGTTTCATGTCTGTGGGCGCCGTCGCCGCGATGCTGCTGGCGCTGTCTCCTATGACAGCACCGGCCGCGTACGCGGTGACACGCCCGGAGGCGGATCCCGCCGCGCTGCCTCGAGATTCGGCCCCCAGCGCAACAGCCGGTATGCAGTCCGCCGCGTGCACCACCACCGTGTTAACGCCGGGTACCGGCACAAGCGGAAAACCGTCCCCGGAGTTCGAGGAGGCGTGGCGCTTCTCTCGCGGGGAGGGCCAGAGCGTCGCCATCATTGACACCGGCGTGCAGCCCAGCGCGCGGCTGCGTGTCGAAGGCGGAGGTGACTACGTTCAGTCGACCAATGGACTGACCGACTGCGACGGACACGGAACCATGGTCGCGGGAATCATCGGCGGCCAGCCCGGCCCAGATGGCTTCTCGGGCATCGCGCCGGCATCCAAGCTGATCTCGATTCGCCAGGACTCCTCCAAGTTCTCTCCGCGAATCACCGGGGGTGATCCCAGCACGAACGGCGCCACCCACTTTGTCAGCACTCTGGCGCGGTCCATCGTGCATGCCGCGAACCTCGGCGCACGCATCATCAACATTTCCTCGGTTGTCTGTGTTCCGGCCGCCAAGCCCATCGACCAGGCCGCACTCGGCGCGGCGTTGCGTTACGCCGTCGAGGAGAAAGACGCTGTCGTCATCGCAGCGGCCGGCAACACCAGCGGTGGGGGCGCCAACTGCCAGGCGAATCCACTCAGCGGTTCAGGTAATGATCCGAGGAATTGGACTGGGGTGGAATCTGTTTCGGTTCCCTCCTGGTGGCAGCCGTATGTACTGTCCGTCGGGTCGGTGTCCGCGGACGGCGCACCCTCGAAATTCACGATGCCCGGCCCCTGGGTGGGCATCGCGGCAAATGGCGAGAACGCGACGTCGCTGTCCAACGACGAACAAGGCGGGTTGGCCAACGGAATGGTCGGCCAGGACGGCAAGGCACACCCCCTCTTTGGGACCAGTTATGCGACGGCCTACGTCTCGGGTGTCGCGGCGCTGGTGCGCAGCCGATTCCCGGAACTCACCGCGAGCCAGGTCGTCTCGCGGCTGCAACGGACCGCTCGTGACGCGGGCCGTTCTCCGTCCAACCTTGTGGGAGCGGGAACCGTCGATCCGGTGGCCGCGCTCACCTGGGACGTCCCCGCAGACGGAACTGCTCCCGCAGGCCCCAGCGCCCGCGCCGTCGTTCCCCCGCCCCCACCCACCCCGGAAAACCCCCTTCCCCGGCAGCTCGCCTTCCTGGGCGCCGGTGTATGCCTGATCGCGGTGATCGTCGTCGCCGGGCTCAGTGCACGTCGCAGACAGGAGAACACGAGTGAGTAA